Proteins encoded in a region of the Paenibacillus sp. E222 genome:
- the cas1c gene encoding type I-C CRISPR-associated endonuclease Cas1c — MKKLLNTLFVTLPDTYLALDGENIVVKQEEEILARYPLHNLEAVCTFGYAGVSPALMGACASRNVSLTFMTRTGRFLARVIGEDRGNVVLRKEQYRISDDEVRSARVARNMITGKLYNNKWILERATRDYALRIDTERIKKVTESLGETMKLLRDVEQLDILRGLEGSAAVQYNSVFDDLILQQKESFYFYGRSRRPPLDKVNALLSFAYTLLANDMKSALESVGLDAYVGFLHRDRPGRASLALDMMEELRGVYADRFVLSLINKKVINDKGFYVKENLAVIMDDETRKKVLKAWQDRKQDKIMHPYLNEKIPWGLVPYTQALLLARYIRGDLDEYPPFLWK; from the coding sequence ATGAAAAAGCTGCTGAACACCTTATTTGTAACATTGCCTGATACATACCTGGCACTGGATGGAGAAAACATTGTGGTGAAGCAGGAGGAGGAAATTCTTGCTCGCTATCCCCTACATAATCTGGAGGCCGTATGCACCTTTGGCTATGCTGGAGTAAGTCCAGCACTGATGGGGGCTTGTGCGTCTCGGAATGTTAGTTTGACGTTTATGACACGAACAGGGCGATTCCTCGCACGGGTCATTGGTGAGGATCGAGGAAATGTTGTATTGCGGAAGGAGCAGTACCGTATCTCGGACGATGAGGTGCGCAGTGCGCGGGTTGCTCGTAATATGATTACAGGGAAGTTATACAACAACAAGTGGATTCTGGAACGTGCCACACGAGATTATGCACTACGTATCGACACAGAACGAATCAAGAAGGTCACGGAGTCGCTAGGAGAAACGATGAAGCTGTTACGCGATGTAGAACAATTGGACATATTGCGTGGTTTGGAAGGCTCTGCCGCTGTTCAATATAACTCCGTTTTCGATGATCTGATCCTACAGCAAAAGGAGTCATTTTACTTTTACGGACGCAGTCGCCGTCCTCCCTTAGATAAAGTGAATGCATTATTATCCTTTGCCTATACCTTGCTCGCTAATGATATGAAGTCTGCACTTGAATCTGTCGGACTTGATGCATATGTTGGTTTTTTGCACCGGGATCGTCCTGGCAGAGCTTCTCTTGCACTGGATATGATGGAGGAACTTCGGGGAGTGTACGCAGACCGTTTTGTGCTCTCTCTTATTAATAAAAAAGTGATTAACGATAAAGGCTTTTATGTAAAAGAAAATCTTGCAGTCATTATGGATGATGAAACACGAAAGAAAGTGTTAAAAGCGTGGCAAGATCGTAAACAGGACAAGATTATGCATCCGTATTTGAATGAAAAAATACCTTGGGGTCTTGTACCATACACTCAAGCGTTACTACTGGCAAGATATATACGTGGGGATCTGGATGAATATCCTCCGTTTCTGTGGAAGTAG
- the cas4 gene encoding CRISPR-associated protein Cas4 translates to MKDYNEEDYLLLSGIQHFNFCRRQWALIHIEQQWEDNVRTIEGDHLHRKADQPALREKRGDKLVVRALPVQSRELGITGICDVVEFIRDPAGVPLAGEEGLYLPFPVEYKRGKPKRNDSDHAQLVAQVMCLEEMLVCDINKAYFYYDEIKHRVEVVITTADRERVRASIEEMRHYFERNHTPKAKAGPHCLSCSLNNICVPDILNKRSVSSYIESRLNE, encoded by the coding sequence ATGAAGGACTATAACGAAGAGGATTATCTGCTGCTTTCGGGTATTCAGCATTTTAACTTTTGTAGAAGGCAGTGGGCATTAATTCATATTGAACAACAGTGGGAAGATAATGTGCGTACCATTGAGGGAGATCATTTGCATCGAAAGGCAGATCAACCAGCGCTTCGTGAAAAACGAGGAGATAAATTGGTGGTTCGTGCACTTCCGGTACAATCGAGAGAACTTGGCATCACAGGTATCTGTGACGTAGTTGAATTCATTCGTGATCCGGCTGGAGTTCCGCTTGCAGGGGAGGAAGGGTTATACCTTCCTTTTCCTGTTGAATATAAACGTGGCAAACCCAAACGAAATGATTCCGATCACGCCCAATTGGTAGCACAAGTCATGTGTCTGGAAGAGATGCTCGTATGTGATATTAACAAGGCCTATTTTTATTATGACGAGATTAAGCATCGGGTAGAAGTAGTTATTACTACGGCAGACCGGGAACGTGTGAGGGCAAGTATTGAAGAGATGAGACATTACTTTGAACGGAACCACACCCCCAAAGCCAAAGCAGGACCACACTGCCTAAGTTGTTCTTTGAACAACATATGTGTGCCTGATATCTTGAACAAACGCTCTGTTTCAAGTTACATCGAAAGCAGGTTGAATGAATGA
- the cas7c gene encoding type I-C CRISPR-associated protein Cas7/Csd2 produces MSVLDRKIDFAVVVSVRNANPNGDPLNGNRPRQNYDGYGEISDVCIKRKLRNRLQDMGESILVQSDDRRDDGHRSIKDRVDANEAVQEHAKGKKANKELYADAACQSWIDVRSFGQVFAFSGTDVSVGIRGPVSIHTAVSQDRIDISSMQITKSVNSVTSPKDPDKRGSDTMGMKHRVEFGVYVIYGSINTQLAEKTGFTYEDAEKLREALRTLFANDTSSARPDGSMEVHKLYWWEHKSKLGQYSSAKVHRSLVIEENLEVTEAEKNTYARYTYDIQQLDGLEVQEYEGL; encoded by the coding sequence ATGAGCGTATTGGATCGTAAAATTGATTTTGCTGTCGTAGTCTCTGTCCGCAATGCCAATCCGAATGGTGACCCGCTGAACGGGAACCGTCCACGTCAGAATTATGATGGTTACGGAGAGATTTCCGACGTTTGCATCAAGCGCAAGCTGCGCAACCGTCTACAAGATATGGGCGAGTCAATACTGGTGCAATCCGATGATCGTCGGGATGATGGGCACCGTTCGATCAAGGATCGAGTCGATGCTAATGAAGCCGTACAGGAACACGCTAAGGGTAAAAAAGCCAATAAGGAATTATATGCAGATGCGGCATGCCAGTCTTGGATAGATGTACGCAGCTTCGGGCAGGTTTTTGCTTTTAGCGGAACAGATGTGTCGGTAGGTATTCGTGGTCCGGTATCTATTCATACTGCGGTAAGTCAGGATCGGATCGATATTAGCAGCATGCAAATTACGAAAAGCGTCAACTCTGTTACCTCTCCCAAAGATCCAGACAAACGTGGCTCGGACACCATGGGTATGAAACACCGTGTCGAATTTGGCGTATACGTGATCTATGGCAGCATCAACACACAACTTGCAGAGAAGACTGGATTTACATATGAGGATGCGGAAAAGTTGAGGGAGGCGCTTCGCACATTGTTCGCCAACGATACATCCTCTGCTCGTCCTGACGGAAGCATGGAGGTACACAAGCTGTACTGGTGGGAGCACAAATCTAAGCTGGGACAATACTCTTCTGCAAAGGTACATCGTTCATTGGTCATAGAAGAGAATCTGGAAGTCACCGAGGCTGAGAAAAACACTTATGCACGTTATACCTATGATATTCAGCAGCTCGATGGATTAGAAGTCCAAGAATATGAAGGACTATAA
- a CDS encoding tautomerase family protein — MPEITIRLYEGRTDEQKQEIVEVFTRELSRIIDREPEYISVEFNEIPWDENVPDNLKAMQSQKQGGEKT, encoded by the coding sequence ATGCCAGAAATTACGATCAGGCTGTATGAAGGCAGGACGGATGAGCAAAAGCAGGAGATCGTGGAGGTGTTCACACGCGAGTTATCGCGTATTATCGATCGTGAGCCGGAGTACATTTCCGTTGAATTCAATGAAATCCCATGGGACGAGAACGTTCCTGATAATTTGAAAGCCATGCAATCACAGAAGCAAGGAGGGGAGAAGACGTGA
- the cas8c gene encoding type I-C CRISPR-associated protein Cas8c/Csd1 translates to MSWLANLTQTYNNNILSVGRFETKKNGREYALIPVSHTTQTAHIEVHLDGKGNFSTAYVRDKVEGSTIIPCTEAAASRTSAPVPYPLFDKLLYVAGDFVQFCGDVKGTPYEDYLAQLKAWCDSSYSHEKVQSVYEYVRKGTLIADLVAEGILHVDEQGKLRDKWAPAPSQEASEKPPIFNVLASDQSSAFVRFAVNIPGDPEARLWRDIEVQQLFVQFYESSLVDMDICYVTGEILPVADKHTSRIRHSGDKSKLISANDSVGFTYRGRFRTSREAASVSYMASQKGHNALKWLIDRQGITIDGKVFVVWGNQRLDLPEPHQDALELREAAQELEDYDEDREFEEDFDVDAYGDNSSNSGNPAPAGDTTSKAFAREIKKAIDGYRYDGEHYAHITIMVLDAATPGRMSITYYQDLNHEDYLDRLEKWHTSCYWQHRYRKDKDNHWTTFTGAPATRDIAFAAYGPRASDKLVKGLMERILPCIIEVGRELPRDIVRSAVQRASNPVGMETWEWEKTLSIACALVNKENEKEGFDVGLNTETTDRSYLFGRMLAIADVLERRALGREEKRASNAIRYMNAFAQRPGRTWSIIQSNLQPYQAKMGTDARYYNSLLDEVGAMLNLEDYTDKPLTGLYLLGFYSQRNDLYTSKKAKEATGTSDTQQGEDNDTQEEN, encoded by the coding sequence ATGAGCTGGCTGGCGAATCTGACGCAAACCTACAATAACAACATATTGTCAGTAGGACGATTCGAAACAAAAAAGAATGGGCGCGAATACGCCCTGATCCCAGTCTCTCATACAACGCAGACTGCACATATCGAAGTGCATTTGGATGGGAAAGGAAACTTCTCCACCGCCTACGTTCGAGACAAGGTAGAGGGCAGCACGATCATTCCGTGTACCGAAGCTGCGGCCAGCAGGACAAGCGCTCCGGTGCCATATCCGCTTTTTGACAAGTTGTTGTATGTGGCTGGGGATTTTGTTCAGTTCTGCGGTGATGTGAAAGGCACGCCTTACGAGGATTATCTGGCTCAATTGAAGGCTTGGTGCGATTCGTCCTACTCCCATGAAAAAGTGCAGAGCGTGTATGAATATGTCCGCAAAGGAACTTTGATTGCTGATCTCGTTGCCGAAGGTATCCTGCATGTTGATGAACAGGGGAAGCTGCGGGATAAGTGGGCTCCGGCCCCAAGTCAGGAAGCGAGTGAAAAACCGCCGATCTTCAATGTGCTGGCATCTGATCAGAGCAGCGCGTTTGTGCGGTTCGCTGTCAACATTCCGGGTGACCCAGAGGCGAGACTGTGGCGAGATATAGAGGTACAACAGTTATTTGTTCAGTTTTATGAGAGTAGTCTTGTGGACATGGATATCTGTTATGTGACGGGAGAAATATTGCCTGTTGCCGATAAACATACCTCCCGAATTCGGCATTCTGGCGACAAATCTAAGCTGATTTCGGCGAATGACTCGGTAGGATTTACGTATCGTGGAAGGTTTCGAACCAGTCGTGAGGCTGCATCCGTCAGTTACATGGCATCACAAAAGGGACATAATGCGCTTAAATGGCTGATTGACAGGCAAGGCATTACGATTGACGGTAAAGTGTTTGTCGTATGGGGAAACCAGCGGCTGGACTTGCCGGAACCTCATCAGGATGCATTGGAATTGAGGGAAGCTGCCCAAGAGTTGGAGGATTATGACGAAGATCGCGAGTTTGAAGAGGATTTCGATGTGGATGCCTACGGAGATAATTCGTCCAACTCTGGAAATCCTGCACCGGCAGGCGATACAACGTCCAAAGCTTTTGCGCGAGAGATTAAGAAAGCCATTGACGGATACCGTTATGATGGTGAGCATTACGCCCATATCACGATTATGGTGCTGGACGCGGCGACGCCAGGTCGAATGTCGATCACGTACTATCAGGATTTGAATCATGAGGATTACCTCGATCGATTGGAAAAGTGGCATACGAGTTGTTACTGGCAACATCGGTACCGGAAGGACAAGGACAACCACTGGACGACCTTTACCGGGGCACCTGCGACAAGAGATATTGCGTTTGCGGCATACGGACCTAGAGCGAGCGACAAACTGGTCAAAGGTCTGATGGAGCGAATCCTGCCATGTATTATAGAAGTAGGACGTGAGTTGCCTCGTGATATCGTGCGAAGTGCTGTACAGCGTGCATCAAACCCGGTTGGGATGGAAACATGGGAATGGGAGAAGACGCTGAGCATCGCTTGTGCCTTGGTGAATAAGGAGAATGAGAAGGAGGGCTTCGATGTGGGTTTGAACACGGAAACGACGGATCGCAGTTATTTGTTTGGACGGATGCTGGCGATTGCCGATGTGCTGGAACGAAGAGCGCTGGGACGAGAAGAGAAACGGGCCAGCAATGCGATTCGTTACATGAATGCTTTTGCCCAACGTCCAGGACGTACCTGGAGTATTATTCAGTCGAACTTACAACCTTATCAAGCTAAAATGGGTACGGATGCAAGATACTACAACAGTTTGCTAGATGAGGTAGGTGCGATGCTCAACCTGGAAGATTACACAGACAAACCGCTAACTGGGTTGTATTTGCTTGGCTTTTACAGCCAGCGTAACGATCTGTACACCAGTAAAAAAGCCAAGGAAGCGACGGGTACATCAGACACACAACAAGGTGAAGATAACGATACACAGGAGGAAAATTGA
- a CDS encoding sugar ABC transporter permease: MGTRLGDAGRYLWRYRILYLLSVPGILYFFLFKYVPLFGSIIAFQNYNIFKGITGSDWVGLEHFQKMFSHYDFLRILNNTLLLGLYDLVIAFPVPILLAILLNEVRMIVFKRLLQTIVYMPHFLSWVVISGIFMGIFSMDAGVVNKALGFLGMQPIYFLGEDSYIRSILIGSGIWRDSGYGTIIFLAAIAGINPDLYEAAEVDGAGRLKQIWSITLPSLLPTIMILLLLHIGKFLDLGFERVFVFLNPLNLESGEILDTYIYKAGLLSQQYSYTTAIGLFKSVVGLMLVLLGNFFSKKTTGESLY; the protein is encoded by the coding sequence CTGGGCACTCGGCTCGGAGATGCGGGACGTTATCTGTGGCGATACCGGATACTATATCTGCTCTCTGTACCGGGCATCCTGTATTTTTTCCTCTTCAAATATGTGCCTCTGTTCGGCTCGATCATTGCTTTTCAGAACTACAACATTTTCAAAGGCATCACCGGAAGTGATTGGGTAGGCCTGGAGCATTTCCAGAAGATGTTCAGCCATTATGACTTTTTGCGAATTCTCAATAACACACTTCTGCTTGGACTATATGATCTGGTGATTGCATTCCCGGTTCCGATCTTACTGGCCATTCTGCTGAATGAAGTGCGGATGATTGTGTTTAAGCGTTTGCTGCAAACGATTGTATACATGCCCCACTTTCTGTCCTGGGTCGTCATTAGCGGCATCTTCATGGGTATTTTCTCGATGGATGCCGGGGTGGTGAACAAGGCACTTGGATTTCTGGGCATGCAGCCGATCTACTTTCTTGGAGAAGACTCGTACATTCGATCCATTCTGATCGGTTCGGGGATTTGGCGGGATTCCGGGTACGGCACAATTATTTTCCTGGCTGCCATTGCGGGCATTAATCCCGATCTGTATGAGGCGGCAGAGGTGGATGGAGCCGGACGTTTGAAGCAAATATGGTCGATTACCCTGCCATCCTTACTGCCGACGATTATGATTCTGCTGCTGCTGCACATTGGGAAGTTCCTCGATCTGGGCTTTGAGCGTGTGTTCGTATTCCTGAATCCGCTCAATCTGGAATCGGGTGAAATTCTCGATACGTATATCTACAAAGCCGGCCTGCTCTCACAGCAATACAGCTATACAACAGCCATTGGGTTGTTCAAGTCAGTTGTGGGTTTGATGCTTGTTCTACTCGGTAATTTCTTCAGCAAAAAAACAACCGGCGAAAGCCTGTATTAG
- a CDS encoding carbohydrate ABC transporter permease translates to MRSPSVRYRIFRIGNLVFLTLLSLTMILPFINVLAQSLSSSEAIMGGKVSFWPVAFTWINYEYVFGDASFWRAFAVSVGVTLFGTLVNLAATASLAYPVSRPEYKGRSVVVMFVLITVVFSAPLIPNFILMKELHLVNNPLVLIVPGAINAFNFFVMRSFFAQLPGELIDAARIDGCGEFGIIWRIVIPLSKPAMASLGIFYAVGHWNAYSTALYYLNDPAWWPIQVTLKKLFESDDISVDAGSAVYSTLAHTSPEGIKMATIIIATLPIIIIYPFLQKHFVKGIMVGSVKS, encoded by the coding sequence ATGCGTTCCCCCAGTGTCCGTTACCGTATATTCCGCATTGGAAATCTCGTTTTTCTTACGCTGCTCTCGTTGACGATGATTCTGCCTTTCATTAATGTGCTGGCTCAATCTCTTAGCAGCTCGGAAGCGATCATGGGCGGAAAGGTCAGCTTCTGGCCTGTGGCTTTTACCTGGATCAATTATGAATATGTATTCGGCGATGCTTCGTTCTGGCGGGCATTTGCAGTATCGGTTGGGGTGACGCTGTTCGGGACGCTGGTCAATCTCGCTGCAACGGCATCGCTGGCGTATCCCGTTTCCCGTCCAGAGTACAAGGGGCGCTCTGTGGTCGTCATGTTTGTCCTAATAACCGTTGTATTCTCGGCGCCGCTCATTCCGAACTTTATCCTGATGAAAGAACTGCATCTGGTCAACAATCCGCTGGTACTGATTGTGCCAGGAGCGATCAATGCCTTTAACTTTTTCGTCATGCGCTCGTTCTTCGCACAGCTGCCGGGTGAACTGATCGACGCTGCCCGCATCGATGGCTGTGGGGAATTCGGCATCATCTGGCGTATCGTCATTCCCTTGTCCAAACCAGCCATGGCATCACTCGGTATTTTCTATGCGGTAGGCCACTGGAATGCCTATTCAACTGCGCTGTATTATCTGAATGATCCAGCCTGGTGGCCGATTCAGGTCACACTCAAGAAGCTGTTTGAAAGTGACGATATTTCCGTCGATGCGGGTTCTGCCGTTTACAGCACCCTTGCACATACATCACCGGAAGGCATCAAAATGGCAACCATCATTATCGCCACCTTGCCGATCATTATCATTTACCCTTTCCTGCAAAAACATTTTGTAAAAGGAATCATGGTTGGCTCCGTCAAATCTTAA
- a CDS encoding response regulator: MFRILITDDEPMIRMGLAKMIKQAGLFDCEIRQAAHGEEALQVVEAFRPHILFTDIRMPTMDGIELCRRLSEQGSTMRIIVVSGYSDFEYARACMDYGVKRYLLKPVARQELHELLLKLLATEEDKPAVSLVPVRELNDWAMRLEEAIWELRQSDVTELLAAWSGRYPAYSLMPEQTAELFQELLELIVARMNARGNGTMSTSCKINESASSKECFEALGNEIHILMKTIKERRSGKRKHPVEEAKAYLEKHLRREVSLDEIAAKLGLNPSYFSQLFKQTTGQTFIQYRIRSKMELAKRMLEQPGNRITDISYEVGYADHPHFTKTFKKITGLTPSEYRSKLGIE, translated from the coding sequence ATGTTCAGAATCTTGATTACGGACGATGAACCGATGATTCGGATGGGTCTGGCGAAGATGATCAAGCAAGCGGGACTGTTCGACTGTGAGATTCGGCAGGCTGCGCATGGGGAAGAGGCCCTCCAGGTGGTAGAGGCCTTTCGGCCGCACATCCTGTTTACGGATATCCGCATGCCAACGATGGATGGTATTGAGCTGTGCCGACGTTTATCCGAGCAAGGAAGTACGATGCGCATTATTGTGGTTTCCGGTTATTCGGACTTTGAATATGCAAGAGCCTGTATGGATTATGGAGTAAAGCGATATCTGCTGAAGCCTGTGGCACGACAGGAGCTGCATGAACTGCTGCTCAAATTGCTGGCCACCGAAGAGGATAAACCTGCGGTTTCCCTTGTACCCGTGAGAGAGCTGAATGATTGGGCGATGCGTCTGGAAGAGGCTATATGGGAGTTACGGCAGTCCGATGTGACGGAGCTGCTCGCAGCATGGTCTGGTCGTTATCCGGCATATTCCTTGATGCCTGAGCAGACAGCGGAGCTTTTTCAGGAATTGCTGGAATTGATTGTGGCCCGCATGAACGCACGTGGCAACGGAACAATGAGTACATCCTGCAAGATAAATGAAAGCGCTTCCTCAAAAGAGTGCTTCGAGGCTCTGGGCAATGAGATCCACATATTAATGAAGACGATCAAGGAGCGGCGCAGCGGCAAGCGCAAACATCCGGTGGAAGAAGCAAAAGCCTATCTGGAGAAGCACTTGCGCCGCGAAGTCTCGCTGGACGAGATTGCTGCCAAGCTGGGCCTTAACCCGTCCTACTTTAGCCAGCTGTTCAAGCAGACGACAGGCCAGACCTTTATCCAATACCGGATACGCAGCAAAATGGAACTGGCCAAACGCATGCTGGAACAGCCGGGCAACCGGATTACGGATATTTCCTACGAAGTGGGGTATGCGGACCATCCCCATTTTACGAAAACATTCAAGAAAATTACCGGACTGACCCCGTCCGAATACCGCAGCAAGTTGGGCATTGAATGA
- the cas2 gene encoding CRISPR-associated endonuclease Cas2 — translation MLILITYDVSTIDSEGRRRLSKVAKKCVDHGQRVQNSVFECILDAAQFRRLRFELEELIDKDTDSLRFYNLGDNYKSKVQHVGAKDSYDMGDPLIL, via the coding sequence TTGCTTATTTTAATTACGTATGATGTGAGCACAATAGATAGTGAAGGTCGAAGAAGGCTATCTAAAGTGGCTAAAAAGTGTGTGGATCACGGTCAGCGAGTGCAGAACTCAGTATTTGAATGTATACTGGACGCTGCCCAGTTTAGACGATTAAGATTCGAACTGGAAGAATTGATTGATAAGGATACAGATAGTCTTCGATTCTACAACTTAGGCGATAATTACAAAAGTAAAGTCCAACATGTGGGAGCCAAAGATTCCTATGATATGGGTGATCCGTTAATACTTTAG
- a CDS encoding TetR/AcrR family transcriptional regulator, whose translation MARPINEEKRLERRKRILKEAVVLFAESGYSNTTTAIIAKNVGVTPGTIFQYFSSKEALFYAAVLEPLADIQMRSLACLQQEGTPGALIKNMVAEQFNHIYFYTNELRLAQSVLGQRIRFPELTQKVLESIKVMTDEIESVYAKGQLMGEFNKSFSPAMISRAYISFLNGVALTLGESILHHPEWENLKGHAFYLFGPISPIEKLEESE comes from the coding sequence TTGGCAAGACCCATCAATGAAGAAAAAAGGTTGGAGCGTCGTAAACGGATCCTAAAAGAAGCAGTTGTTCTGTTCGCAGAAAGCGGATATTCAAATACTACAACGGCTATCATTGCGAAGAATGTGGGAGTGACTCCTGGAACCATTTTTCAATATTTCTCTAGCAAAGAAGCTTTATTCTATGCCGCTGTTCTTGAGCCGCTTGCTGATATACAGATGAGATCACTTGCTTGTCTACAACAAGAGGGAACGCCGGGCGCATTGATTAAGAACATGGTGGCAGAACAATTCAACCATATCTACTTCTATACCAATGAATTACGGCTTGCTCAATCGGTCTTAGGACAACGAATAAGATTCCCTGAACTTACACAGAAGGTCCTTGAAAGTATAAAGGTAATGACCGATGAGATCGAAAGTGTCTATGCCAAGGGACAATTAATGGGAGAGTTCAACAAAAGCTTTTCTCCCGCAATGATCTCCCGTGCTTATATCTCTTTCTTAAATGGTGTGGCTTTAACTCTTGGAGAAAGTATTCTTCATCATCCCGAGTGGGAAAATCTGAAGGGGCATGCCTTTTATTTGTTCGGACCCATATCACCTATAGAAAAACTGGAGGAGTCTGAATGA
- the cas5c gene encoding type I-C CRISPR-associated protein Cas5c, whose translation MRNQIEFKVYGNYALFTDPMTKLGGEKFSYQVPTYQALKGIVESIYWKPTIIWFVDEVRIVKPIQTESKGMRPIEYNGGNTLAYYTYLKDVCYQVKAHFRFNPHREDLAYDRNEHKHHNIAKRAVNVGGRRDIFLGTRECQAYVEPCLFGEGEGAYDKVPEIDFGTMVHGMNYPDETGRNEREVRLWRAKMYNGIIRFDRPEECTLVRSIGEGTSKAFHTDNMKSVDELHDEWFEGRDTV comes from the coding sequence ATGCGGAACCAGATTGAATTCAAAGTATATGGCAACTATGCGTTGTTTACCGATCCGATGACGAAGCTGGGAGGCGAGAAATTTAGCTATCAGGTACCGACATATCAAGCGCTGAAAGGGATCGTAGAATCCATCTACTGGAAACCAACCATTATCTGGTTCGTGGATGAGGTTCGAATCGTGAAGCCAATCCAGACCGAGTCCAAAGGGATGCGCCCTATCGAATACAATGGTGGAAATACGCTGGCCTATTATACATATTTGAAAGACGTATGTTATCAGGTCAAAGCTCATTTCAGGTTCAATCCCCATCGGGAAGACTTGGCCTACGACCGAAATGAGCACAAACACCATAATATCGCCAAGCGAGCGGTGAACGTCGGTGGACGCAGAGATATTTTTCTCGGAACTCGCGAATGTCAGGCATATGTGGAGCCTTGTCTATTCGGCGAAGGAGAAGGCGCGTACGACAAGGTGCCAGAGATTGATTTTGGAACGATGGTGCATGGTATGAACTACCCGGATGAGACAGGGCGCAATGAGCGGGAAGTGCGATTGTGGCGGGCCAAGATGTATAACGGCATTATTCGTTTCGATCGTCCCGAGGAGTGCACGTTGGTGCGTAGTATAGGGGAAGGCACATCCAAAGCATTCCACACAGATAACATGAAATCTGTGGATGAGTTGCATGACGAATGGTTTGAGGGGCGTGATACGGTATGA
- a CDS encoding alpha/beta hydrolase — protein MSQASLEPNHNVRVKKRNNILWSLGIVLLLVVALVFFISYKVVDTLLHHPRDTNVSYELNINKTPYEEVEFKSLKNDNAIRGTFFPANPGVKSSDKTIIIVHGYTSNRLVKGRTPKLVEHLVPKGYNVLAFDLSSQGKSDGDLITLGLNEKYDLLGAVDYLKSKDHAGDNIGVIGFSMGAATSLLATSESDDIQAVIADSPFRNAGLFLREGLPFFSGLPAFPFSYTSTWMANWVFDVDLDSVSPMDAVKKMQDKPVMLIHGTGDQQISYKNTEMIYESLKDNPSAEVWYPKNTEHIDAINHYPTEYFQRVDHFLDEYIGK, from the coding sequence ATGAGTCAAGCATCATTAGAACCCAATCATAACGTTCGTGTGAAAAAACGGAACAACATTTTATGGAGCCTGGGAATCGTGCTTTTGCTTGTGGTGGCTCTTGTGTTTTTTATATCGTATAAAGTAGTAGACACCTTGCTGCATCATCCTAGAGATACGAATGTCAGCTACGAATTGAATATCAATAAAACGCCCTACGAAGAGGTCGAGTTCAAGAGTTTGAAAAATGATAATGCGATTAGAGGTACCTTCTTTCCTGCAAATCCTGGTGTTAAATCAAGCGATAAGACGATTATTATCGTCCATGGATATACAAGCAATCGTTTAGTCAAAGGGCGGACCCCAAAGTTAGTAGAGCATCTCGTTCCCAAAGGTTACAATGTATTGGCATTTGATCTCAGCTCGCAAGGTAAATCCGATGGTGATCTGATTACACTTGGTCTCAATGAAAAATATGATTTGCTGGGAGCCGTAGACTATTTAAAATCCAAAGACCATGCGGGGGATAACATTGGCGTGATCGGCTTTTCAATGGGTGCAGCTACTTCTTTGCTAGCCACAAGTGAAAGTGATGATATCCAAGCTGTAATCGCGGATAGTCCGTTTCGCAATGCCGGGCTATTTCTGAGAGAGGGCCTGCCTTTCTTTTCAGGTTTACCTGCGTTTCCATTCAGTTATACATCGACCTGGATGGCCAATTGGGTCTTTGATGTGGATCTTGATTCCGTATCTCCCATGGATGCGGTGAAAAAAATGCAAGACAAGCCCGTTATGCTCATTCATGGTACTGGAGATCAGCAAATCAGTTATAAAAATACAGAAATGATATACGAGTCCTTAAAAGATAATCCAAGCGCAGAAGTATGGTATCCGAAAAACACCGAGCACATCGATGCGATCAATCACTACCCCACTGAATATTTCCAGAGAGTAGATCATTTTTTGGATGAGTATATAGGAAAATAA